Part of the Paludisphaera borealis genome, CAGTCGACGACCAGCGTCTCGCCGTAGGGGCCGAGCATGATGTTGCCCGGCTTCAGGTCGCGATGGATCACCCCCCGGCTGTGCGCGTAGGCGAGGGTGTCGCAGGTGTCCAGAAAGCGGCGGAGGATCGCCTGGAACTCGATCCCCCAGGTGGGGGGCGACTCGCCCGCGCCGGCCTCGGCCTCGGCTTTCTTGCGGGCCTCGTGGAACCGCTGGATCGTGACCGCCAGGCTGTCGCCGCGAATCAGCCGCATCGCGTAGAACGGGCGTCCCTCGGCGTCCTTGCCCAGGCTGTAGACCGGCACGATCCCGGGATGCTCAAGCTTGCCGGTGATCTCGGCTTCCAGGAGGAACCGCGCGCGGAGGTCGCCGCGATCGGCGTATCGGCCCTGAAGCTTCTTGAGCGCGACCTCGCGTTGAAGTTCGCGGTCGCGAGCCACCCAGACCTGCCCGATCCCCCCCTTGGCGTGCGATCGAAGGATCTGATAGCGCGTGTCGGAGGCCGAATCCGGAAGTTCCATGGGGCCCGGAGCGCCCTCGGCCTCGATCGAGCCCTGAGCCGGCGTCCGGTCGAGATACCGCGCCAGGAAGTCGCCGAGCTGGGGGCGGCTCTCCACGTGTTCGACCTCGGTCCGTCCGTCCGGCAAATGCGTCGCGACGCTCCAGGCTTCCAGACTGCGCCCAAGGTCGTGGTGACAGCTCTCCCAATGGGCCGCGACGATGCGCCGCAGAACCTGGAGCTGGCGCTCGTCCAGGCCGCCTTGATCCTTGAGCAGCTCGGCCAGGGAACGGGTAGAATCCTGAGCCCATTGCGTCACCACGCTGGCGACCGTCTCCTCCGGGATCGTGTCGGTCAACGTCGCCAGGACGGCCACCAGCAGTTCTTGATCGACGTCGGTCACAAAGACCCCCCAACCTTGCCCGTGTCGTTTCGACGCGGGTCGATCGCTTGCACGATCATGCATCCTCGCTTTGTCGGAAGCTCGCTTTCCATCATTGAGTTTGGTCGATCCCGGCGGCGTGTTCAATTGGAGATGCCGTCACCCCGCGCCCGGAATTCTCGAACCGTCGCACGGCCCAAGCTCGTGGAAGAAACCCGGCGGCGCGATTCTCGTCGCGCGGATCGATTTTTCGCAATTCTTTTTGTATAAAAGGCGAGAATGCGGCCGGGAGTCATGGACGAGGGGGAGCCGCGACCCGTAGAATGGAGTTCTGCCGTACCTGTGAACGCCGTGTGGGGAGGCGGAGATGATGTCCGAGTCGTCCGATCGAAGCCTGTTGGACTTGATCCGCCGCCGCGGTCCCTTGACCGTCAACGAGATGGTCGCGGAGATGGGCGTGACCGGCACGGCGGTGCGCAATCGGCTGGCGCGGTTGGTCGGCAACGGCTTGGTGGAGCGACGGTCGCGCCAGGACGGGCGAGGCCGCCCCAAGCACACGTACGAGGCGAGCGTCGAGGCGCATAAGCGGCTCGGCCAGAACTACGCCGACCTCGCCGTCGCGCTCTGGGAGGAGATGATGGGGACGATGGCCGACCGCAAGCTCAGGCGGCATCTGTTCCTGAGAGTCACCGAACGGCTGGCCGACGTCTACCGGGCGCAGGTCAAGGGGGACGAGTGGGAGGGCCGCCTGGTTCAGCTCAGCGGCCTGCTTCAGGGGCGCGGGGTCGAGGCCGAGGTGGCCCGGGACGACGCCGTCGTGCTGCCGTTCCTTCGTCAGCACTCGTGCCCGTATTACGAGCTCGCGGAGATGGACCGGGCGATCTGCGGCCTGGAACGAAAAATGTTGGAAAAGATCCTGGGCGCGGGGCTGAAGCTCAGCCAATGCCGTCTCGACGGCGACCGCTCGTGCGATTTCCAGGCCAAGCCGGCCGTGAGCCTGGCGGTCGGAGGATCGTCCCAGGGATTTGGAAGCCTGTCTTACGAAGACGATCTCAACAGGGTGTAATTTCGATGAGCAAGGTACTTCGGATCGAGAATCTACGAGTCGCCATCGAGGGCAAGGAGATCCTGAAAGGGGTCGACCTGACCATCAAGCAGGGCGAAGTCCATGCGCTGATGGGCCCCAACGGCTCGGGAAAGAGCACCCTGAGCTACGCTCTGATGGGCCACCCGAACTACGAAGTGACCGGCGGCACGGTCACGATCGACGGCCAGGACCTTCTGGCCCTGGAACCCGACGAGCGGGCCAAGGCGGGCGTCTTCCTGGCGTTCCAGTACCCCACGGCGATCCCCGGCGTGACGGTCGCCAACTTCCTGCGGCACGCGGTCACCAACGTCCGCAACCCGGAGCGGAAGGAAGGCCAGGACCTGATCCCGATGCGCGACTTCCGCAAGGAGCTGCGCCAGGAGATGGACGACTTGGGCATGGACCAGGAGTTCGCCCGCCGCTACCTGAATGAAGGGTTCTCCGGCGGCGAGAAGAAGCGGGCCGAGATCCTTCAACTGGCGATGCTTCGGCCGGCCTTCGCGATCCTCGACGAAACCGACAGCGGCCTCGACATCGACGCCGTCCGGATCGTTTCCGAGGGAGTCAACCGGGTCGCCGCCAAGCACTCGACCGGCGTTCTGGTCATCACCCACTACGAACGCATTTTGACCTACATCAAGCCCCAGTTCGTGCACATCCTCTTCGGCGGCCAGATCGTCGAGGAAGGGGGCCCCGAACTGGTCAAGCAGCTCGAACGCGAAGGCTACGACTGGGTCCGCGCCAAGTACCCCGAGGCGGCCCGCGACGAAGACGAATTGGAAGCCGCCAACCCCAACCCGCAGGGCGCCGGCCAGTTGGTCAAGTGACCCGACGGCCCCGTGACGCCCCCGCGCGTCGTTGACGAGACCCGGCGAGACAGACGATTCCCAACGAGAACAAGAGGAAACCGCGATGGCGACCGATCTGAATCTTCAGGTGGCAGGCATCAAGGACGAGTATAAGTACGGATTTCGCGACTCCGACGAAAACTACGCCTTCAAGAGCGGCAGGGGGCTGTCGCGCGACGTCGTCAACCAGATCTCGGAGATGAAGAACGAGCCGTCGTGGATGCGCGACTTCCGCCTCAAGGCGCTCGACGTCTTCCACAAGAAGCCGACGCCCACCTGGGGCGGCGAGCTCTCCGAGCTGAACTTCGACGACATTCACTACTACATGAAGGCCGCCGACCGCCAGGGTAAGTCGTGGGACGACGTCCCCGCCGACATCAAGAACACGTTCGACAAGCTCGGCATCCCCGAGGCCGAGCGCAAGTTTCTGGCCGGCGTCGGCGCCCAGTACGAGTCGGAGGTCGTCTACCACAGCCTGCGTGAAGACCTCCAGAAGAAGGGCGTCCTGTTCGTCGACACCGACACGGCGGTCCGCGAATACCCCGACATCGTCAAGGAGTACCTTGGGACGATCATCCCGATCGAGGACAACAAGTTCGCCGCGCTCAACTCGGCCGTCTGGAGCGGCGGCTCGTTCGTCTACATCCCCGCCGGCGTCAAGGTCGACATCCCGCTCCAGGCCTACTTCCGGATCAACGCCGAGAGCATGGGCCAGTTCGAGCGGACCCTGATCATCGTCGAGGAAGGCGCCCAGATCCATTACGTCGAAGGCTGCACGGCCCCGATGTACTCGTCCGAGAGCCTGCACTCGGCCGTGGTCGAGATCGTCGTCAAGAAGGGCGGTCGCTGCCGCTACACGACGATCCAGAACTGGGCCAACAACATCTACAACCTCGTCACCAAGCGCGCGGTCGCCCATGAAGACGCCCTCATGGAGTGGGTCGACGGCAACCTCGGCAGCAAGCTGACGATGAAGTACCCGGCCGTCTACATGGTCGGCAAGGGCGCCCGCGGCGAGATCCTCTCGATCGCCTTCGCCGGCAAGGGCCAGCACCAGGACGCCGGCGGCAAGGTCGTCCACGCGGCGCCCCACACCAGCTCGCGGATCATCTCCAAGAGCATCAGCAAGAACGGCGGCCGGGCCAGCTACCGCGGCCTGCTCAAGGTGGCCCCCGGGGCCAAGGGGTCGAAGTCGAACGTCGTCTGCGACGCCCTGATTCTCGACCCGCTCAGCCGGTCCGACACCTACCCGTACATCGAGATCGACGAGGACGACGTCAAGATCGGCCACGAGGCCAGCGTCTCCAAGATCGGCGAGGAGCAGCTTTTCTATCTGAAGAGCCGCGGCCTCTCCGAAGCCGAAGCCTCCACCCTGATCGTCAGCGGCTTCATCGAGCCCCTCGTCAAGGAGCTGCCGATGGAGTACGCCGTCGAGATGAACAAACTGATCCAGCTCCAGATGGAAGGCTCGGTCGGCTGAGGTCGGGCGCCGGACGTTCTTGAAGGGGGGGGCGCCGCCTACTTTTTTCACTGCCCACACAGCAACGAGTTCGGATGGTGGGCGATGCCCACCATCCGAAGATGCAGAGGCCGCCCACCGAATGGTCTACATGAGCCCTAGAAACCATACAGTTTACCAGGATCGGCGATCTCGACGTCGTCACCCGAGTCAGCGGCCCCCATCGTCATTTTTGGGGAGTCGCGTTGTCCACCGGGGGAGAGTCCTCGACGCCCGTGTTGGAGAGAGTCACTTTCGAAAACTCCGAAGTGACGATTGAGGCTTCGGACGATCGAATCGACCTCCGACGCGAGGCGCAGGAAGCTCTGTTGGAAGCGAACCGCCGGCTTGGGACCAATTTCAGGGTGATGAGGATACGGTACTGCGGAGACGATGCGTCCGTCCCCGGAATCTATGGGCGACTCGCCCGTTCACTGGTGGAACACGTCGCGCGAGAACAAGACGAATCTGGAGCGAAGACGCCTCGTTCTGATGGGTCATTGATTGAGATAAATTCCTGATGACAACTGCAGCTTCTTCCAAGACGATCACCGGCGGATTCACCGAAGAGGCCTTCGAGGCCTTCCTCAAGGGGCGCGACGAGCCCGGCTGGTTGACCGACCGGCGGCGCGAGGCGTTCGCCCGGTTCCAGGCGTTCGCCTGGCCGACCATGCGCGACGAGGAGTGGCGGCGGACCGACGTCCGCGCGCTGAAGATGAACGAGTTCGGCCCCGCCTCGGCCGTCGAGCCGAGCGCCCGGGCCCGTTCGGCCTTCGACCCGCTCTGGGAAACCCTCAGCTCGCATTACGGGACCGGCGTCGAGCACGTCGACGGGGCCCTGGTCCGCAAGGCCGATCCCGCCAAGCTTGGCGGCGCGGTCTTCGTCGACCTGGATACGGCCGCGAAGGATCATCCCGAGCTGCTCAAACGGTACCTCCACACCGAGGTCGTGAAGCCGTCCGACGACGTGTTCGCGGCGCTGCACGCGGCCTTCTGGAGCGGCGGGACGCTGCTTTACGTCCCCAAGGGCGTGAAGGTCGAGCTTCCGTTGTTCAGCGTGGCCGGCATGACCGAGGAGGGCCGCGTCGACTTCAGTCACACCCTGGTCGTGCTTGAGGAGGGTGCCGAGGCCACGCTCGTCCGCGAGACGGCTAGCCAAGGCCGAGGCGACGCCCCGGCTTTGCACGTCGGGGCCGTCGAAGTGGTTCAAGAGGCGTCGTCCCGGCTCCGCCTGGTCAACCTCCAGAACTGGGACGCGGCCACCTGGCACTTCACCCGCGAGCGCGCCCTGGTCGGTCGCGACGCCTCGTTGCAGTGGACCGTCGGCGCCCTGGGATCGCGGCTCTCGAAGGTGAATCAAGAAGTCGCGCTGACGGGGCAGGGGGCCAGCGCCCAGGTCAACGGCGTCATGTTCACGACCGGCAAGCAGCACCTCGCCTACTTCACCCGGCAAGACCACATGGCACCCCACACCACCAGCGACCTCCTCTACAAGAGCGGGTTGAAGGACCGGTCGCGGATCGTCTGGAAGGGCATGATCCGTGTCGAGAAGGACGCCCAACGCACCGACGCCTAC contains:
- a CDS encoding helix-turn-helix transcriptional regulator, yielding MMSESSDRSLLDLIRRRGPLTVNEMVAEMGVTGTAVRNRLARLVGNGLVERRSRQDGRGRPKHTYEASVEAHKRLGQNYADLAVALWEEMMGTMADRKLRRHLFLRVTERLADVYRAQVKGDEWEGRLVQLSGLLQGRGVEAEVARDDAVVLPFLRQHSCPYYELAEMDRAICGLERKMLEKILGAGLKLSQCRLDGDRSCDFQAKPAVSLAVGGSSQGFGSLSYEDDLNRV
- the sufC gene encoding Fe-S cluster assembly ATPase SufC, producing the protein MSKVLRIENLRVAIEGKEILKGVDLTIKQGEVHALMGPNGSGKSTLSYALMGHPNYEVTGGTVTIDGQDLLALEPDERAKAGVFLAFQYPTAIPGVTVANFLRHAVTNVRNPERKEGQDLIPMRDFRKELRQEMDDLGMDQEFARRYLNEGFSGGEKKRAEILQLAMLRPAFAILDETDSGLDIDAVRIVSEGVNRVAAKHSTGVLVITHYERILTYIKPQFVHILFGGQIVEEGGPELVKQLEREGYDWVRAKYPEAARDEDELEAANPNPQGAGQLVK
- the sufB gene encoding Fe-S cluster assembly protein SufB, yielding MATDLNLQVAGIKDEYKYGFRDSDENYAFKSGRGLSRDVVNQISEMKNEPSWMRDFRLKALDVFHKKPTPTWGGELSELNFDDIHYYMKAADRQGKSWDDVPADIKNTFDKLGIPEAERKFLAGVGAQYESEVVYHSLREDLQKKGVLFVDTDTAVREYPDIVKEYLGTIIPIEDNKFAALNSAVWSGGSFVYIPAGVKVDIPLQAYFRINAESMGQFERTLIIVEEGAQIHYVEGCTAPMYSSESLHSAVVEIVVKKGGRCRYTTIQNWANNIYNLVTKRAVAHEDALMEWVDGNLGSKLTMKYPAVYMVGKGARGEILSIAFAGKGQHQDAGGKVVHAAPHTSSRIISKSISKNGGRASYRGLLKVAPGAKGSKSNVVCDALILDPLSRSDTYPYIEIDEDDVKIGHEASVSKIGEEQLFYLKSRGLSEAEASTLIVSGFIEPLVKELPMEYAVEMNKLIQLQMEGSVG
- the sufD gene encoding Fe-S cluster assembly protein SufD, which produces MTTAASSKTITGGFTEEAFEAFLKGRDEPGWLTDRRREAFARFQAFAWPTMRDEEWRRTDVRALKMNEFGPASAVEPSARARSAFDPLWETLSSHYGTGVEHVDGALVRKADPAKLGGAVFVDLDTAAKDHPELLKRYLHTEVVKPSDDVFAALHAAFWSGGTLLYVPKGVKVELPLFSVAGMTEEGRVDFSHTLVVLEEGAEATLVRETASQGRGDAPALHVGAVEVVQEASSRLRLVNLQNWDAATWHFTRERALVGRDASLQWTVGALGSRLSKVNQEVALTGQGASAQVNGVMFTTGKQHLAYFTRQDHMAPHTTSDLLYKSGLKDRSRIVWKGMIRVEKDAQRTDAYQKNDNLILSEAARADSIPGLEIEANDVRCTHGATAGKVDEEMIFLCQARGIPRETAVRLIVEGFFANVYDRITVEPVRETLRQAVAAKLGNS